The proteins below are encoded in one region of Nitrospirota bacterium:
- a CDS encoding polyprenyl synthetase family protein, with protein sequence MNIKDYLEQKRNDVDRFLDSVMPSATTPPATLHESMRYSLMAGGKRVRPILAMAAAEAVGQPAPGLMPVACSLELIHTYSLIHDDLPAMDNDDFRRGKPTNHKVYGDAMAILAGDALLTMAFDLCSRPDLMKGCDPARQVRLIQELAYGSGNVGMVGGQVFDIQAENKDIDLATLQNIHKHKTGMLIRAAVRMGAIAAGATDRQLDDLTSYAEDVGLAFQIADDVLNVTGTREELGKNPNTDAERGKKTYPTFYGAEGARKLADDCVARAIARLSSFGPAAEPLSEIARYITSRKN encoded by the coding sequence ATGAACATCAAAGACTACCTTGAACAGAAGCGAAACGACGTGGATCGGTTCCTCGATTCCGTCATGCCCAGCGCCACCACGCCGCCCGCCACGCTCCACGAGAGCATGAGATACAGTCTCATGGCGGGAGGAAAGCGCGTCCGCCCGATCCTGGCCATGGCCGCGGCAGAAGCGGTGGGGCAGCCGGCGCCTGGATTGATGCCGGTCGCCTGCTCGCTGGAGCTGATCCATACCTACTCCCTGATTCACGACGACCTGCCCGCGATGGACAACGACGACTTCCGCCGCGGGAAACCGACGAACCACAAGGTCTATGGCGACGCCATGGCGATCCTGGCCGGCGATGCCCTGCTGACGATGGCCTTCGATCTCTGCAGCCGTCCTGATCTCATGAAAGGCTGCGACCCGGCTCGCCAAGTGCGGCTGATTCAAGAGCTGGCCTATGGATCGGGAAACGTGGGGATGGTGGGAGGGCAGGTCTTCGATATCCAAGCCGAGAACAAAGACATCGATCTCGCAACGCTCCAGAACATTCATAAACATAAAACCGGCATGTTGATCCGCGCCGCGGTGCGGATGGGCGCCATTGCCGCCGGCGCAACCGACCGCCAACTGGACGACCTCACGAGCTATGCCGAGGATGTCGGACTGGCCTTTCAAATTGCGGACGATGTGCTCAACGTGACGGGGACGCGCGAGGAACTGGGCAAGAATCCCAACACCGACGCGGAACGGGGCAAGAAAACCTACCCGACGTTCTACGGAGCCGAGGGAGCCAGGAAACTGGCGGACGACTGTGTGGCCCGCGCCATCGCGCGCCTTTCCTCGTTCGGCCCAGCCGCCGAGCCGCTCAGTGAAATCGCGCGCTATATCACGTCACGGAAAAATTAG
- a CDS encoding NAD-dependent epimerase/dehydratase family protein: MKALVTGATGFIGGAVTRALVSRGIDVRVLTRGESDLQNLQDLTVERVEGDLRDQASLRKALTGCQQLYHVAAHYALWAKDPSIFYDVNVTGTKNLMEAARAIGTDRIVYCSTIGAIGLPPGGGLGTEETPVSLDQMAGHYKRSKYLAEQEVLTLAKAGLPVVIVNPSAPVGAGDVKPTPTGQIIVDFMKGRMPAYIETGMNIVDVDDVAAGHLLAMEKGRIGERYILGNKNLMLREVFEILSRLTGVKAPTIKVPRLAILPLAYLNQWIANLTGQPPRIPLEGVKMAKYKMHYDCSKAIRELGIPQTPPEVALGKAVQWFRDHKYV, translated from the coding sequence ATGAAGGCGCTCGTTACAGGGGCAACTGGCTTTATCGGAGGCGCGGTCACACGCGCGCTGGTGAGCCGAGGCATCGACGTCCGGGTCCTGACCCGCGGAGAATCCGACCTCCAAAATCTTCAAGATTTGACCGTCGAACGGGTCGAGGGCGACCTGCGCGATCAGGCTTCGTTGCGCAAGGCCCTCACCGGCTGCCAGCAGCTCTACCATGTGGCAGCGCACTATGCGCTCTGGGCCAAAGATCCCTCGATCTTCTACGACGTCAACGTCACCGGCACAAAAAATCTCATGGAAGCGGCCCGTGCCATCGGCACAGACAGGATCGTCTACTGCAGCACCATCGGCGCCATCGGCCTCCCACCAGGCGGAGGGCTCGGGACGGAAGAGACGCCCGTCTCGCTCGATCAGATGGCGGGCCACTACAAACGGTCGAAGTACCTGGCCGAGCAAGAGGTCTTGACGCTCGCGAAGGCGGGGCTGCCGGTCGTCATCGTAAACCCCAGCGCCCCGGTCGGCGCAGGCGATGTGAAGCCGACCCCGACCGGGCAGATCATCGTGGATTTCATGAAGGGCCGCATGCCCGCCTATATCGAAACCGGGATGAACATTGTGGACGTCGATGACGTGGCAGCCGGCCATCTGCTAGCGATGGAGAAGGGCCGGATCGGCGAGCGCTACATTCTGGGCAACAAAAACTTGATGTTGCGCGAGGTATTCGAGATTTTGAGCCGCCTGACCGGCGTCAAGGCGCCCACGATCAAAGTGCCGCGCCTGGCGATTCTCCCCCTGGCCTACCTCAATCAATGGATCGCCAACCTCACAGGCCAGCCACCCCGCATTCCGCTCGAAGGGGTGAAGATGGCCAAGTACAAGATGCACTACGATTGCAGCAAGGCGATCAGAGAGCTCGGCATCCCGCAGACGCCGCCGGAAGTCGCGCTTGGGAAAGCCGTCCAATGGTTCCGAGATCATAAATATGTGTAA
- a CDS encoding carotenoid biosynthesis protein: MDLLALFFKTVLLRPYVFVFLAAFLFAAIKLIGWPRTWRFWLISWATAFVCEFSSTRNGIPFGWYHYNGSTVGQELYFSNIPFMDSISFSFLLYAAYCLTLCFLLPVRPSSDRSRSWLTQLRFDRATRTGWAALLVTALFYAFIDMAIDPVALRGDRWFLGKIYYYPDPGTHFGVPLANYVGWAVVGLISLSIYFRFDRRLPKPAFPASDSVTARLLLGVGLYYGVLAFNLGVTFWIGESLLGMTGLLMYVPVTVLLLLRLLKPLEPGNP; the protein is encoded by the coding sequence ATGGACCTCCTGGCTCTCTTTTTCAAAACCGTCCTCCTCCGCCCCTACGTCTTCGTCTTTCTGGCGGCGTTCCTCTTCGCCGCGATCAAGCTGATCGGCTGGCCCAGGACCTGGCGGTTCTGGCTGATTAGCTGGGCCACGGCCTTCGTCTGCGAATTTTCATCCACGCGCAATGGAATTCCCTTCGGCTGGTACCATTACAACGGGTCAACCGTGGGGCAGGAGCTCTACTTCTCCAACATCCCCTTCATGGACTCGATCTCGTTCAGCTTTCTTCTCTACGCGGCCTACTGCCTGACACTCTGCTTTCTGCTCCCGGTCCGTCCTTCCTCTGACCGCTCCAGAAGCTGGCTCACCCAGCTCCGCTTCGATCGCGCCACCCGCACCGGCTGGGCAGCCCTCCTCGTCACAGCGTTGTTTTATGCCTTCATCGACATGGCCATCGATCCGGTCGCCTTGCGAGGCGACCGCTGGTTCCTGGGCAAGATCTACTATTACCCGGACCCCGGCACCCACTTCGGCGTGCCCCTCGCGAACTATGTCGGCTGGGCCGTGGTCGGACTGATTTCCCTTTCCATCTACTTTCGATTCGACCGGCGGCTCCCGAAACCAGCCTTCCCTGCCAGCGACTCCGTCACCGCCAGGCTCCTCCTCGGCGTCGGTCTGTACTATGGAGTGCTGGCCTTTAACCTCGGCGTGACCTTCTGGATCGGCGAATCGCTGCTCGGCATGACAGGCCTGCTGATGTACGTTCCCGTAACCGTCTTGCTCCTGCTCCGGCTTCTCAAACCGCTCGAACCCGGCAATCCCTAG
- a CDS encoding cytochrome c, with the protein MRTKLLIVILLVVLAGATTFGWLGYRLFTTGFSAKTEPQAIEIFMARQIRHLAIPLEQRNSPNPVPLSPDLLQEGLAHFADHCAVCHANDGSGQTPIGKNVYPKAPDLRLPETQSMSDGELFWVIHNGIRFTAMPAWGGGDPAQDLGSWKLVHFLRHLPQLTTEELDQMKALNPKTKKDLEEEAAFDQFLQGNDSAAIQPESGHQH; encoded by the coding sequence ATGCGAACCAAGCTCCTGATAGTCATCCTTCTTGTAGTACTGGCCGGCGCGACGACGTTCGGCTGGCTGGGCTATCGATTGTTCACCACCGGCTTTAGCGCGAAGACGGAACCCCAGGCGATCGAGATATTTATGGCGCGCCAGATTCGGCATCTCGCCATCCCGCTCGAGCAACGGAACAGCCCCAACCCTGTCCCGCTCAGCCCGGATCTCTTGCAGGAAGGATTGGCCCACTTCGCCGACCATTGCGCGGTCTGCCATGCCAACGACGGGAGCGGCCAGACGCCTATCGGCAAGAATGTGTACCCCAAGGCGCCGGACCTCCGGTTGCCCGAGACACAATCGATGTCCGACGGGGAACTCTTCTGGGTCATTCACAACGGCATTCGCTTCACCGCCATGCCGGCCTGGGGCGGAGGCGACCCGGCCCAGGACCTGGGCAGCTGGAAGCTGGTCCACTTCCTTCGCCACCTCCCGCAACTGACAACAGAAGAGCTCGACCAGATGAAGGCCCTCAATCCCAAAACGAAGAAAGACCTGGAAGAGGAAGCCGCGTTCGACCAATTCCTCCAGGGCAACGACTCTGCGGCGATACAGCCGGAGAGCGGCCATCAGCATTAA
- a CDS encoding DUF5666 domain-containing protein codes for MKKDRFNMMYRSLLACALCLISATAFAHGSGQHVLGTVTAIDATHLEIKTPKGQTVDVHVNKQTRFREKGNPKGANMPSVGDRVVIEATKTNKILTATEVHYASGKRMPSPAQPAPTQAR; via the coding sequence ATGAAAAAGGACCGATTCAACATGATGTACCGGAGTCTTCTCGCTTGCGCCCTGTGCCTCATCTCCGCCACCGCCTTTGCCCACGGCAGCGGGCAACATGTACTCGGCACGGTGACGGCCATTGACGCAACGCACCTCGAAATCAAAACGCCCAAAGGCCAGACCGTTGACGTGCACGTCAACAAACAAACCCGGTTCAGAGAGAAGGGCAATCCGAAAGGCGCCAATATGCCTTCGGTGGGAGATCGCGTCGTCATCGAAGCGACCAAGACCAACAAGATCCTGACCGCAACCGAAGTCCATTACGCATCAGGCAAACGTATGCCAAGCCCGGCACAACCGGCGCCCACTCAAGCAAGGTGA
- a CDS encoding phage holin family protein: MPTVRVTREIHNYLFHGGLQAVTTRVLVTGIAVFLAVMTVPGIEVDSIPAGIAAILVLMFLNLLVRPILFVLTLPLIVLSLGLFLIVVNALLLEFTAYLVKGFTVTGFWPAVGGAVVISLVTTILNAWTAEPRQPEPQSFPQQRPPKIINPDE, from the coding sequence ATGCCAACCGTTCGTGTGACGCGAGAAATTCATAACTACCTCTTTCACGGCGGGCTTCAGGCCGTCACCACCCGCGTGCTGGTCACGGGAATCGCGGTCTTCCTGGCCGTCATGACCGTGCCAGGCATTGAGGTCGACTCGATCCCTGCCGGAATCGCCGCCATCCTCGTGCTCATGTTTCTCAATCTCCTGGTCCGGCCCATTCTCTTTGTGCTGACCCTCCCCTTGATCGTCCTCTCGTTGGGACTCTTTCTCATTGTGGTCAACGCCCTGCTACTGGAATTCACCGCCTATCTCGTCAAGGGATTCACCGTCACGGGATTCTGGCCGGCCGTCGGCGGCGCGGTGGTGATCAGTCTGGTCACCACGATCCTCAATGCCTGGACCGCTGAACCGCGCCAACCGGAGCCGCAGTCCTTCCCCCAACAACGTCCACCTAAAATCATCAACCCAGACGAATAA
- a CDS encoding ATP-binding protein, whose translation MTPTAPHSKPIPETQLQRTLTAVLNDLPVDAALAAVFHREQGPLVGHAARGFTPRDTQAILRTLSAPAVAAAAASNNQEDGRTIRLRLITPGAKSMLAVPLRYRNKTYGFLVIGRKESATFAKKEKSLMEQASDEVTKALERDGLFDMNVVLSRPFVAHEPVPPPPSPAELFAAPVSQLTPELQDKIIAALTDANQYVAYDRIWACHYDPLAGNVEVLGMAGDLKSEQKDGKKDLKPGHRLTLDSSASGWAVRHRKPRVDHDLASTQGRFLDHKYLFKDRLLSSLVVPFFVRGQVGGTITLASKEAGRYQQTDARTLEPIIVKIAEILQAPVSVPASQAQATGQEGAPGEATAPDSSEPIIRKQERQAAIGEFSMFLATEVREPLASIRAQLEEVTGEGILDFDPQTRVENAMRDLIRVEAILNEILDFAKPLELNRRLLRIPEVIESALTVVATDLEVTRIQVTKDYATMIAPVRGDESKLQQVFLSIFKNAGEAMSPGGHLHIQITQHRAGRGVEDQILIKNDGAPIPAEIVDKVFEPFFTTKRAGTGLGLATVKKIVEEHGGSIAIGSAPGEGTTVTIRLPGLSRGPSYRGRGRRPPTRRPA comes from the coding sequence ATGACACCCACAGCCCCACACAGCAAACCAATTCCCGAGACGCAGCTTCAGCGGACCTTGACGGCCGTGCTGAACGATTTGCCGGTCGACGCCGCGCTGGCCGCCGTATTCCACCGGGAACAAGGCCCGCTGGTCGGCCATGCGGCACGGGGCTTCACCCCGCGCGACACGCAAGCGATCCTCCGGACACTCTCAGCTCCCGCCGTCGCGGCCGCAGCGGCCTCGAACAATCAGGAGGATGGACGCACCATTCGCCTCCGCCTGATTACGCCGGGCGCGAAATCGATGCTCGCTGTGCCCCTCCGGTATCGCAATAAAACCTACGGCTTCCTCGTCATCGGGCGCAAAGAGAGCGCCACGTTCGCGAAAAAAGAGAAGAGCTTGATGGAGCAGGCCAGCGACGAGGTCACGAAAGCGCTGGAGCGCGACGGCCTGTTCGATATGAACGTCGTGCTCAGCCGACCCTTCGTCGCGCACGAGCCGGTCCCTCCGCCACCCTCTCCCGCAGAGCTGTTTGCGGCGCCGGTGTCGCAGCTCACGCCGGAACTCCAGGATAAAATTATCGCCGCCTTGACGGATGCCAACCAATACGTCGCCTACGATCGCATCTGGGCCTGCCACTACGACCCCCTCGCGGGCAACGTCGAAGTCCTGGGCATGGCCGGCGATCTGAAGAGCGAACAGAAAGACGGGAAGAAAGATCTGAAGCCGGGCCACCGCCTCACGCTCGACAGCTCCGCCTCCGGCTGGGCGGTTCGCCATCGCAAGCCGCGCGTGGATCACGACCTCGCCTCCACACAAGGGCGATTCCTCGATCACAAATATCTGTTCAAGGACCGGCTGCTCTCCTCGCTCGTCGTGCCCTTCTTCGTCCGGGGACAAGTGGGCGGCACCATCACCCTGGCCTCGAAAGAAGCCGGACGGTACCAACAGACGGATGCCCGTACGCTCGAACCGATCATCGTCAAGATTGCAGAAATCCTCCAGGCCCCGGTATCAGTACCGGCCAGCCAGGCCCAGGCCACTGGCCAAGAAGGCGCGCCAGGAGAGGCCACAGCTCCGGACTCTTCTGAGCCCATCATCAGAAAGCAGGAGCGACAGGCCGCCATCGGCGAGTTCAGCATGTTCCTCGCGACAGAAGTGCGGGAGCCCCTCGCCTCGATCCGCGCGCAACTGGAAGAAGTCACGGGTGAAGGCATCCTCGACTTCGACCCCCAGACACGCGTCGAGAACGCGATGCGCGACTTGATCCGCGTCGAAGCCATCCTGAACGAGATTTTGGACTTTGCGAAACCGCTCGAACTGAATCGACGGCTCCTCCGCATCCCCGAAGTCATCGAAAGCGCGCTCACGGTGGTCGCAACCGACCTCGAAGTTACAAGAATCCAGGTGACCAAGGACTATGCGACGATGATCGCGCCGGTCCGCGGCGACGAATCCAAACTCCAGCAAGTCTTTTTGAGTATTTTCAAGAACGCCGGCGAGGCGATGAGCCCGGGGGGCCATCTCCATATCCAGATCACCCAGCATCGCGCGGGGCGCGGCGTGGAGGATCAGATCCTCATCAAGAACGACGGAGCGCCCATTCCGGCAGAAATCGTCGACAAGGTTTTTGAACCGTTCTTCACCACGAAGCGGGCTGGCACAGGCCTGGGTCTCGCCACGGTCAAGAAGATCGTCGAAGAACATGGCGGCTCGATTGCCATCGGCAGCGCGCCAGGCGAAGGCACCACCGTCACCATCCGTCTCCCAGGTCTCAGCCGCGGACCGTCCTACCGAGGACGAGGACGCAGACCGCCCACACGCCGCCCGGCCTAA
- a CDS encoding DNA-3-methyladenine glycosylase, whose product MKSKHKILSRTYFNRPTVTVARSLIGKYLVRVNDGRRLEGKIVEVEAYVGPEDKACHASKGRTLRTDVMFGGGGIAYIYLIYGMYHCLNVVTEREGFPSAVLIRAIELDGELIDGPGKLCRALQIDRSLNRANLTSGESLWFEDRGESVRRGSIEAHPRVGVDYAGEWAKKPWRFRLRSVSA is encoded by the coding sequence ATGAAGTCTAAGCACAAGATCCTTTCACGTACCTATTTCAACCGCCCAACGGTCACGGTGGCGCGCTCGCTCATCGGCAAGTATCTCGTGCGGGTCAACGATGGGCGTCGTCTTGAGGGGAAGATCGTCGAAGTCGAGGCCTATGTCGGGCCGGAGGACAAGGCCTGCCATGCGTCGAAAGGGAGAACGTTACGGACGGACGTGATGTTCGGCGGCGGAGGGATCGCCTACATCTATCTCATTTACGGGATGTACCATTGTTTGAACGTGGTGACGGAGCGGGAGGGGTTTCCTTCAGCCGTCTTGATCAGGGCGATTGAACTTGATGGAGAATTGATCGATGGACCAGGGAAGCTTTGCCGCGCGCTGCAGATCGATCGTAGTCTCAACCGCGCAAACCTCACGTCCGGCGAATCTCTCTGGTTCGAGGATCGAGGCGAATCGGTGAGGCGTGGATCGATAGAGGCCCATCCACGAGTCGGGGTCGATTACGCGGGCGAGTGGGCGAAGAAACCCTGGCGATTCCGGCTGCGGAGCGTTTCAGCCTAG
- a CDS encoding TonB-dependent receptor plug domain-containing protein: protein MSIVGARPVAASSQQFIPDKEYLLQPQGRPAQVLRLIPGMITMEHSGGAGKADQYFLRGFDADHGTDVAFFADGMPINLRSHAHGQGYTDLNFIIPETIEGLDVSKGAYLPEFGDFATAGAVNFRTREVVKEGVMQLSSGQFDTQRHLLMFSPTTDKVRSLIAAEGYYTNGPFQNDNRYFRANLLGKMTMNPTGRSELGVTGTFHKAQWNASGEVPLRAVTDGTLDRFGSLDPSEGGNTTRSTARLNYHYDTPSGGRFFADAYGQYYRFDLYTNFTFLLNDPAKGDGIQQSDRRVVYGGDVGYRQTGTFMDAESAVTVGVQTRVDDIHARLGTQVKRNPLGTTTDSDVMEASYSPFVKAEIQPVSWMRLVGGVRGEFFTFDVRNRCPTCAEQAAGRTTSGLVLPKANMIFGPWLGTELFANYGEGYHSNDARSAVAPGSVPLARARTYEVGVRSRPWGPDGVELTATLWAIDLQSELVFAGDDGTTRIRGATTRRGLEVAARGQVWGPLSFNGSLTWSRARFEDGASVPNAPELTAYGALLLRWPEGLTSQIQATYLGGRSLDENLKAPAWVDIDLSERYRLPITLPHGRMEAFLFVQNLLDTKWEQATFGFRSRLAGEPASGARDIHFVPGSPRFFMGGVAWYF from the coding sequence GTGTCTATCGTCGGCGCTCGCCCGGTGGCCGCGTCCTCGCAACAGTTCATTCCCGATAAGGAATATCTTCTCCAGCCCCAGGGCCGGCCAGCCCAGGTGTTGCGGCTGATCCCAGGGATGATTACGATGGAGCATTCCGGCGGAGCAGGTAAGGCCGATCAATATTTCCTGCGCGGGTTCGATGCCGATCACGGCACCGATGTGGCCTTCTTTGCCGATGGCATGCCGATCAACCTTCGTTCCCATGCACACGGACAGGGCTATACGGATCTCAACTTCATCATTCCTGAAACCATCGAGGGACTCGATGTCTCCAAGGGGGCCTATCTCCCAGAGTTCGGAGACTTCGCCACAGCCGGGGCGGTGAATTTTCGTACCCGGGAGGTGGTGAAGGAAGGCGTCATGCAGCTGTCGAGCGGTCAGTTCGATACCCAGCGCCATCTCTTGATGTTCTCTCCCACCACAGACAAGGTTCGAAGCCTGATCGCGGCGGAAGGCTATTACACGAACGGGCCGTTCCAGAACGACAACCGGTACTTCCGCGCGAATCTGCTAGGCAAGATGACGATGAATCCGACAGGCCGCTCCGAGCTCGGCGTGACGGGGACCTTTCACAAGGCCCAGTGGAATGCATCGGGAGAAGTTCCTCTGCGAGCGGTGACGGACGGAACCCTGGACCGTTTCGGGTCGCTTGATCCATCGGAAGGCGGCAACACGACTCGTTCGACTGCTCGCCTGAACTATCATTACGATACGCCATCCGGCGGCCGCTTCTTCGCCGATGCCTACGGACAATATTACAGGTTCGATCTCTATACGAATTTCACCTTCCTGCTCAACGACCCGGCCAAGGGAGACGGTATTCAACAGTCCGACCGGCGCGTCGTCTATGGCGGGGATGTCGGCTATCGCCAAACGGGAACCTTCATGGATGCTGAGAGCGCCGTGACGGTTGGCGTCCAAACGAGGGTGGATGACATCCATGCGCGATTGGGGACGCAGGTGAAACGGAATCCGCTCGGCACGACGACCGATAGCGATGTGATGGAGGCGTCCTATTCGCCTTTCGTGAAAGCGGAGATCCAGCCGGTCTCCTGGATGCGACTGGTCGGAGGGGTGCGGGGGGAATTTTTCACGTTCGACGTGCGCAATCGTTGCCCGACCTGTGCGGAGCAGGCGGCCGGCCGTACCACGTCAGGGTTGGTCCTGCCAAAGGCCAACATGATTTTCGGACCCTGGCTGGGGACAGAGCTCTTTGCGAATTATGGCGAGGGGTACCATAGCAACGATGCCCGCTCGGCAGTCGCCCCTGGTTCGGTTCCATTAGCCCGCGCGAGAACCTATGAGGTGGGAGTCCGTTCGAGGCCTTGGGGGCCGGATGGAGTTGAACTGACTGCGACCTTGTGGGCGATTGATCTGCAATCCGAGCTGGTGTTTGCCGGCGACGATGGAACGACCAGAATCCGTGGCGCGACGACACGTCGGGGCCTGGAGGTTGCCGCGCGAGGGCAAGTCTGGGGTCCCCTGTCATTCAACGGCAGCCTGACCTGGAGCCGCGCCAGGTTTGAGGATGGAGCGTCTGTGCCTAATGCGCCGGAGCTGACAGCCTATGGAGCCCTGTTGCTCCGTTGGCCGGAAGGGCTGACGTCGCAAATCCAGGCGACCTATTTGGGGGGCCGGTCGTTGGACGAGAATCTGAAGGCTCCTGCATGGGTGGATATCGATCTGTCCGAACGATACCGGCTTCCGATCACGCTCCCGCATGGCAGGATGGAAGCCTTCCTGTTTGTGCAGAACCTCCTCGATACGAAGTGGGAGCAAGCGACTTTTGGGTTCCGTTCCCGTTTGGCCGGTGAGCCGGCCAGCGGGGCCAGGGATATCCATTTCGTGCCAGGGAGTCCGCGGTTTTTTATGGGTGGCGTGGCATGGTATTTCTAG
- the nikR gene encoding nickel-responsive transcriptional regulator NikR — protein MKKLIRFGVSLDQHLLDSFDRHIKKRKYTNRSEALRDLIRDNLVGQEWDDDKETIGTITFVYDHHVRDLSRKLTDIQHRYQPLIVSGMHVHLDHDHCLEVLVVKGKGSAIRKVADTLIGTKGVKHGKLATTTTGKDLS, from the coding sequence ATGAAGAAACTGATTCGATTCGGCGTGTCGCTGGACCAGCATCTGCTCGACAGTTTTGATCGGCACATCAAGAAGCGAAAATATACGAATCGCTCGGAGGCGTTGCGGGACCTGATTCGGGACAATCTGGTCGGGCAGGAGTGGGATGACGACAAAGAGACGATCGGGACGATCACGTTCGTCTACGACCATCATGTGCGCGACTTGAGCAGGAAGCTCACCGACATTCAGCACCGCTACCAGCCCCTTATTGTGTCCGGGATGCATGTGCATCTCGATCATGACCATTGCTTGGAAGTGTTGGTCGTGAAAGGCAAGGGCTCTGCCATCAGGAAGGTTGCCGATACTCTCATCGGGACCAAGGGAGTTAAGCACGGGAAGCTGGCAACGACCACCACGGGAAAAGATTTGAGCTGA
- a CDS encoding Do family serine endopeptidase produces the protein MFRVNFLLRLVIGLCLGSSIVTGTVLAGARAIPVAGGGDLQAQVKATATKVTPAVVSIGSTVMVRDQAFSDEGLPFGLFKDAPPRRQYGQGSGVIVSPDGYILTNNHVIADAVDVEVILADRRQYKGRVVATDPKTDVAVVKIQATNLPTVTWGDSSTLAVGEFVLAIGNPLGLSRSVTFGIVSAVGRADVGVADFEDFIQTDAPINPGNSGGALVTINGELVGINTAIASPTGGSVGVGFAIPSNMARAAMQSLLKTGRVVRGFLGASTQDVTPLLGKIFRLPDVKGAIVTDVQAKGSAEKAGLKRGDVVVRFDGHDVMDSGHLRNLVAASTIGSKHRLDLLRESKPYQADLVVQEAPRERTKKSQTPSAAVSTVHPLAGVVFDDVTVPLARQMDLAVTSGVVVTDIEEGSLAESSGLQPGDVVLELNRQHISSFAVFQRLADPMKPSDLALLLVNRQGSVLYIPIQSE, from the coding sequence ATGTTTCGAGTAAATTTTCTTTTGCGACTCGTGATCGGACTCTGTCTGGGGAGCTCGATCGTGACCGGGACTGTTCTGGCCGGCGCCCGTGCGATCCCTGTGGCGGGCGGAGGCGATCTCCAGGCGCAGGTCAAGGCGACCGCAACCAAAGTGACTCCCGCTGTCGTCAGCATCGGGTCAACGGTGATGGTGCGGGATCAAGCTTTCAGCGACGAAGGGCTCCCGTTCGGCCTGTTCAAGGACGCCCCGCCGCGCCGTCAATATGGCCAGGGTTCCGGCGTGATTGTGTCGCCGGACGGGTACATTCTGACGAATAACCATGTCATTGCCGATGCGGTCGATGTGGAAGTGATTCTCGCAGACCGGCGGCAATATAAAGGACGAGTGGTGGCCACCGATCCGAAGACCGACGTGGCTGTCGTGAAAATTCAGGCGACGAATCTCCCGACCGTGACCTGGGGGGATTCGAGCACGCTTGCCGTCGGAGAATTTGTGCTCGCGATCGGCAATCCATTGGGGTTGAGTCGCAGTGTGACGTTCGGCATTGTCAGCGCCGTCGGCCGCGCCGATGTCGGAGTCGCCGACTTCGAAGATTTCATTCAGACCGATGCGCCGATCAATCCCGGCAACTCTGGCGGAGCCTTGGTGACCATCAACGGAGAGTTGGTGGGGATCAATACGGCCATCGCCAGTCCGACCGGCGGGAGCGTCGGCGTGGGCTTTGCCATTCCGAGCAATATGGCCAGGGCTGCCATGCAGAGCCTGCTCAAGACCGGGCGTGTGGTCCGAGGATTTCTCGGCGCTTCGACGCAGGATGTCACGCCTCTGCTCGGCAAGATTTTTCGCCTACCCGATGTGAAGGGCGCAATCGTGACCGATGTGCAGGCCAAGGGGTCGGCCGAAAAAGCCGGCCTCAAACGCGGTGATGTGGTGGTGCGATTCGACGGGCATGACGTGATGGACAGCGGACATCTCCGGAACCTCGTGGCCGCCTCGACGATCGGGAGTAAGCACCGGTTGGATCTCCTGCGCGAGAGCAAACCGTACCAGGCTGACCTGGTGGTGCAGGAGGCGCCGCGTGAACGGACCAAGAAGAGCCAGACCCCATCGGCCGCAGTCTCCACGGTGCATCCTCTCGCCGGCGTGGTCTTCGACGATGTGACCGTGCCGCTGGCCCGGCAGATGGATCTGGCCGTCACCAGCGGAGTAGTGGTGACTGATATTGAGGAAGGCAGTCTGGCCGAATCGTCAGGCCTTCAGCCCGGCGATGTGGTGCTGGAGCTTAATCGTCAGCATATTTCCAGCTTCGCTGTATTTCAGCGGCTAGCCGATCCGATGAAACCCTCCGATCTTGCGCTCCTGCTGGTCAACCGGCAGGGGAGCGTTCTCTACATCCCGATTCAATCAGAATAA